The following proteins come from a genomic window of Nostoc sp. TCL26-01:
- a CDS encoding DUF5615 family PIN-like protein — protein MRILLDECAPRPLKRELADYEIRTVVEMGWSGKKNGELLRLMSQEGFTVLLTTDQNLRYQQNLQQARVAVVVLVAPSNKLSDLLPLILETRDVLNAITPGEVIEVGGS, from the coding sequence ATGCGAATCCTGCTTGATGAGTGTGCGCCACGACCTCTAAAGCGTGAGCTTGCTGATTACGAAATACGCACCGTGGTTGAGATGGGATGGTCAGGAAAAAAGAATGGGGAGTTACTCCGCCTGATGAGTCAGGAAGGATTCACGGTTCTGCTGACCACCGATCAAAATTTGCGCTATCAGCAAAATTTACAACAAGCTAGGGTAGCAGTTGTCGTTCTTGTAGCACCCAGCAACAAGCTTTCTGATTTACTTCCGCTGATACTGGAGACTCGTGATGTGTTGAATGCGATTACTCCGGGAGAAGTGATTGAAGTTGGAGGCTCCTGA
- a CDS encoding heme o synthase: MYKTTTVDFTIPDHQIAWQAIESYVQLTKPRIILLLLITTTAGMAMGAKGHIDLWLLSIALVSGACAAGAANTINCLYDRDIDFVMERTRHRPLPSGRIQPYQALIFAIALAFISFTLLSVFANLLSASLAMVGILVYVLVYTHWLKRHHSQNIVIGGAAGAIPPLVGWAAVTGDLSWAAWCLFAIVFLWTPPHFWALAMMLRDDYAKVGVPMLPVVAGNETTTRQIFVYTLILIPVTLLLAYPLQATNWLYPVVAIILGSIFVRKAWLLRQSPANLELARSLFKYSIIYIMLLSVGIVIGCLPITCGVLNRIS; encoded by the coding sequence ATGTACAAAACGACAACTGTTGATTTCACAATTCCCGATCATCAAATCGCTTGGCAAGCGATCGAAAGCTATGTTCAACTCACAAAGCCTCGCATCATCTTATTGTTACTCATCACGACAACTGCTGGTATGGCAATGGGAGCAAAAGGACATATCGATCTCTGGCTGCTGTCGATCGCATTAGTCAGTGGTGCTTGTGCCGCAGGAGCAGCAAATACAATCAACTGTCTCTACGATCGTGATATCGATTTTGTTATGGAACGCACCCGCCATCGTCCGCTACCGTCGGGTCGAATCCAGCCCTATCAGGCCTTAATATTTGCGATCGCGCTGGCATTTATTTCGTTTACGCTTCTAAGTGTTTTCGCTAACCTGTTAAGTGCTAGTTTAGCAATGGTCGGGATTCTCGTTTACGTGCTGGTGTACACCCATTGGCTAAAACGGCATCACTCTCAGAACATCGTCATTGGTGGAGCAGCAGGGGCTATTCCGCCTCTAGTTGGGTGGGCAGCAGTAACAGGCGATTTGAGTTGGGCAGCGTGGTGCTTGTTTGCGATTGTGTTTCTCTGGACACCTCCTCATTTCTGGGCATTGGCAATGATGCTGCGAGATGACTATGCTAAAGTGGGCGTTCCCATGCTGCCTGTGGTGGCGGGAAATGAAACTACAACTAGACAAATTTTTGTCTACACCTTAATTCTGATTCCAGTCACTTTACTGCTTGCTTATCCGCTCCAAGCAACAAATTGGCTCTATCCTGTTGTTGCCATCATCTTGGGTAGTATTTTTGTGCGTAAAGCCTGGTTGTTAAGACAGTCTCCCGCAAATTTGGAGTTGGCGCGATCGCTGTTTAAATACTCCATTATTTACATAATGTTGCTATCTGTGGGAATTGTAATTGGTTGTTTGCCCATTACTTGTGGAGTACTTAACAGGATTTCTTGA
- a CDS encoding DUF2231 domain-containing protein, which yields MPLPPLNDQNLPYSDTIHPIVVHFVIAMVFFAYFCDLAGYLSRNHRMFEVSWWNLVVASVAVFVAVIFGEFEAGLAQPYAAAQPALDWHTVNGWSIAAILVAITAWRGIIRVRNPLKIPVYYLGAATFLICLVCLQIYLGNLVNWVYGLHTVPVVEAAKQGLLK from the coding sequence ATGCCTCTGCCGCCGTTGAATGACCAGAACCTTCCTTATTCGGATACAATTCATCCGATCGTTGTCCACTTTGTGATTGCGATGGTGTTTTTCGCCTACTTCTGTGACCTGGCTGGATATCTCAGCCGCAACCATCGGATGTTTGAGGTAAGTTGGTGGAATTTAGTTGTTGCGTCCGTTGCTGTTTTTGTTGCGGTGATTTTTGGTGAATTTGAAGCGGGACTGGCACAACCCTATGCGGCTGCTCAACCTGCCTTAGATTGGCACACTGTAAATGGCTGGTCAATTGCGGCAATCCTTGTTGCTATTACTGCATGGCGCGGCATCATTCGGGTTCGCAATCCGTTAAAGATACCTGTGTATTACCTGGGTGCAGCGACGTTTTTGATCTGTCTCGTCTGTTTGCAGATTTACCTCGGTAATTTAGTAAATTGGGTCTATGGACTTCATACCGTGCCTGTAGTCGAAGCCGCAAAACAAGGACTCCTGAAATGA
- a CDS encoding DUF2231 domain-containing protein, translating into MNPQLIDQLKQLGIELGANGLPYRFPLHPNFVHLTLGLFIIAIAFDFAGTLFPLERPILKFFSIPVSRSNFFDVSWYNIVAASAISFFTVAAGFFEILLADPPTDQKSAWGLGAGTTMLLHGVGGVLLLTLIVAMTIWRGYQRFNWRKHEPRQVQWSYLLAGVFILGFMFVHGTLGAQLGDEFGVHGTAAGLIRQGKNPNQVLQP; encoded by the coding sequence ATGAATCCACAATTAATTGACCAGTTAAAGCAATTGGGAATTGAATTGGGGGCTAACGGACTACCCTACCGATTTCCACTCCATCCTAATTTTGTACATCTGACGTTAGGTTTATTTATCATTGCGATCGCCTTCGATTTCGCTGGTACGTTATTTCCCTTAGAACGACCAATTCTCAAGTTTTTCTCTATACCAGTCAGTCGGTCTAACTTTTTTGATGTGTCTTGGTACAACATTGTAGCAGCATCTGCGATTTCGTTTTTTACTGTGGCAGCAGGCTTTTTTGAGATCCTGCTGGCAGATCCCCCCACAGATCAGAAAAGTGCTTGGGGATTGGGTGCGGGTACTACCATGTTGTTACATGGCGTTGGCGGAGTGCTATTGCTGACCCTGATTGTAGCAATGACGATTTGGCGAGGCTACCAACGCTTTAACTGGCGCAAGCACGAGCCGCGACAAGTACAGTGGAGCTATTTGCTAGCAGGGGTTTTCATTCTCGGTTTTATGTTTGTTCACGGGACGTTGGGGGCGCAATTAGGGGACGAATTTGGCGTGCATGGTACGGCTGCTGGTTTGATTCGCCAAGGTAAAAATCCCAATCAAGTTCTCCAACCCTAA
- the tkt gene encoding transketolase, producing the protein MDAVQQANSGHPGTPMALAPVVYCLWQRFLRFDPNDPIWANRDRFVLSNGHASMLLYSLLHLTGVKAVNAKYEQLGEPSVTLDDIKRFRQLDSKCPGHPEYRWTSGVETTTGPLGQGVATSVGMAIAGQWKAQHFNRPSFELFNYNVYALCGDGCMMEGISHEAASIAGHLKLANLCWIYDNNHITIEGHTDLTFSDDVGTRFLAYGWNIVRVSDANNLDMLERAFQTFEQTRDRPTLIIVDSHIGYGAPHKHDTSAAHGEPLGEDEIRLTKRNYGWPEDAKFLVPNGVPEHFQKNLGQRGHSLRQEWMQTFDEYNAKYPELADQLYKMLHRQLPDNWDSNLPTFAADAKGLAGRDVSAKVLNAIAPQIPWLIGGSADLTPSTKTRLTFDGAGDFSEGDRSGRNFHFGIREHAMAAILNGLSLSKVRPYGSGFFIFSDYCRPSIRLSALMEIPVIYIFTHDSIGVGEDGPTHQPVEQLASLRAIPGLITLRPADANEVAEAWRTIIQLQHQPAVLVLSRQALPTLNRTRYAAASGLAKGAYILADAESGQPDVLLLATGSEVSLCIEAYEQLKTEGIKARVVSMPSWELFEQQSQEYRDSVIPPSITARVCVEQASTFGWGEYVGSRGGRIVMHTFGASAPLKELQQKFGFTPDKIIAAAKAQLT; encoded by the coding sequence ATGGATGCCGTGCAACAGGCAAACTCTGGACATCCAGGCACTCCGATGGCACTGGCTCCCGTTGTTTACTGTTTATGGCAACGATTTTTACGGTTCGATCCCAACGATCCCATCTGGGCAAACCGCGATCGCTTCGTTTTATCAAACGGTCATGCCTCCATGCTGCTGTATTCGTTATTGCACTTAACTGGTGTTAAAGCAGTCAATGCTAAATACGAACAATTGGGTGAACCCTCCGTCACGCTCGATGATATTAAGCGCTTCCGTCAACTTGACAGCAAATGTCCTGGGCATCCTGAATATCGCTGGACTTCTGGAGTTGAAACCACTACAGGGCCTTTAGGACAGGGCGTAGCCACTAGTGTTGGTATGGCGATCGCCGGACAGTGGAAGGCACAACACTTCAATCGTCCTAGCTTCGAGTTATTTAACTACAACGTCTATGCTCTGTGTGGCGATGGCTGCATGATGGAAGGTATTTCCCACGAAGCTGCCTCCATTGCAGGGCATCTCAAGCTGGCTAACCTCTGCTGGATTTATGACAATAACCACATCACGATTGAAGGGCATACCGATCTCACCTTTAGTGATGACGTAGGCACTCGCTTTTTAGCCTATGGTTGGAACATAGTTCGAGTCAGTGATGCCAATAATTTGGATATGTTAGAGCGAGCGTTTCAAACCTTTGAGCAGACACGCGATCGCCCCACACTGATTATTGTCGATAGCCATATTGGGTATGGCGCACCGCACAAACACGATACCAGCGCTGCTCACGGCGAACCGTTAGGGGAAGATGAAATCCGCTTAACGAAACGCAACTATGGCTGGCCAGAAGATGCTAAGTTTTTAGTACCTAATGGCGTTCCAGAACACTTTCAGAAAAACTTGGGGCAAAGAGGACATAGCCTGCGTCAGGAGTGGATGCAAACCTTTGATGAGTACAATGCCAAGTATCCAGAACTGGCAGACCAACTCTACAAGATGTTGCATCGTCAGTTGCCTGACAATTGGGATAGTAATCTTCCTACTTTTGCTGCAGATGCCAAAGGGCTAGCCGGACGCGATGTATCTGCAAAAGTGCTGAATGCGATCGCCCCACAAATTCCTTGGCTGATTGGTGGCTCTGCCGATCTGACTCCCTCAACCAAAACACGGCTCACCTTTGATGGTGCGGGAGATTTTAGCGAAGGCGATCGCTCTGGACGTAACTTTCACTTTGGCATCCGCGAACACGCAATGGCGGCGATTCTCAACGGACTCTCCCTTAGCAAAGTCCGTCCTTATGGTTCTGGATTCTTCATCTTTAGCGACTACTGCCGTCCATCTATTCGACTCAGTGCGCTGATGGAAATTCCCGTAATTTACATCTTCACCCATGATTCTATCGGAGTGGGTGAAGATGGCCCGACTCATCAACCCGTCGAACAGTTAGCGTCGTTACGAGCGATTCCAGGACTGATTACCCTACGACCTGCGGATGCTAACGAAGTTGCAGAAGCTTGGCGAACGATTATCCAGTTGCAGCATCAACCTGCTGTACTGGTGCTGTCTCGACAGGCATTACCAACGCTTAATCGCACTCGGTATGCTGCCGCATCAGGTTTAGCGAAAGGGGCTTATATTTTGGCAGACGCAGAAAGTGGTCAACCCGACGTACTGCTGCTGGCAACTGGAAGTGAGGTTTCACTCTGCATTGAAGCGTATGAACAACTCAAAACAGAAGGAATTAAAGCGCGGGTGGTGAGTATGCCGTCATGGGAGCTATTTGAGCAGCAAAGTCAGGAATATCGTGACAGTGTGATTCCGCCCTCAATTACTGCCCGTGTCTGTGTAGAGCAGGCATCGACGTTTGGCTGGGGTGAATATGTAGGTTCGAGAGGAGGACGGATTGTTATGCATACGTTTGGTGCTTCAGCACCACTCAAAGAACTGCAACAGAAGTTCGGTTTTACCCCTGACAAAATTATTGCAGCCGCAAAAGCTCAACTAACATAG
- a CDS encoding heme-copper oxidase subunit III has product MESPIDSRNSPPNKLNSTPKRDNLAFGFPVFLLSESIIFVSFFVTYALLRWKNPTWFPPGVSGLDIPRAAINTVILVASSGVIYFAERALDRHQLIKFRRLWLLTAALGVIFLIGQVLEWRNMPFGLDAGLAGATFYLLTGFHGMHVFTGVVLLLYMYKRSLVPGNYDAGHQGVSAVSLFWHFVDLIWIILFLLLYIW; this is encoded by the coding sequence ATGGAAAGCCCGATCGATTCAAGAAATTCGCCTCCAAATAAGCTCAATTCTACGCCTAAAAGAGATAACCTTGCTTTCGGCTTTCCCGTATTTCTTCTCTCGGAAAGCATTATTTTTGTCAGCTTTTTTGTAACTTATGCCCTACTCCGTTGGAAAAATCCAACTTGGTTTCCCCCTGGTGTTTCTGGACTAGATATACCCAGAGCAGCTATAAACACAGTTATTTTGGTTGCTAGTAGTGGTGTAATTTATTTTGCAGAACGCGCACTCGATCGCCATCAACTAATTAAATTTCGTCGTCTGTGGTTACTGACTGCTGCATTGGGTGTAATCTTTCTAATTGGGCAGGTACTCGAATGGCGCAATATGCCCTTTGGTCTTGATGCTGGGTTAGCAGGTGCAACTTTCTATCTGCTAACTGGATTTCACGGAATGCACGTTTTCACTGGCGTGGTTTTGCTGCTGTATATGTATAAACGCTCCCTAGTTCCTGGTAATTACGATGCCGGACACCAGGGTGTGAGTGCAGTCTCCTTGTTCTGGCACTTTGTCGATCTTATCTGGATTATCTTGTTTTTATTACTCTACATTTGGTAG
- a CDS encoding DUF433 domain-containing protein, with protein MALTSRIVHSDPDILGGTPVFVGTRVPMKNLLDYLEAGDSLEVFLDHFPSVSREQAIAALELAKEMLTAYANPA; from the coding sequence ATGGCATTAACATCCCGTATCGTTCATAGCGACCCCGATATTTTGGGAGGTACTCCTGTTTTTGTGGGAACACGTGTGCCTATGAAAAATCTGCTTGATTATCTTGAAGCGGGTGATTCATTAGAGGTTTTTCTAGACCATTTCCCTAGTGTCAGCCGTGAACAGGCGATCGCAGCCCTTGAATTAGCAAAGGAAATGCTGACCGCCTATGCGAATCCTGCTTGA
- a CDS encoding cbb3-type cytochrome c oxidase subunit I gives MTNIFIKSASEPEPTNWKRYFSFSTDHKVIGVQYLVTAFIFFLFGGLFAMIVRAELLTPQLDVVDRSLYNGLFTMHGTIMIFLWIFPANVGLANYLIPLMIGAKETAFPVLNAIAFWLIPVVGILLLFSFFLPSGTAQAGWWSYPPVSIQNPSGHLINGEFLWLLAVTISGISSIMGGVNLVTTIFRMRSPGMTFLRMPVYVWTTFSAQLLQLFCLPALTGAAIMLLFDLSFGTDFFSPFKQGDPVIYQHLFWFYSHPAVYVMALPAFGVFSEVIPAFARKPLFGYKTVAISSLLISVISTLVWVHHMFASATPNWMRILFMATSMLVAVPTGIKVFAWTATIWRGKLHFQTPMLFALGGVAMFLFAGISGVMLASVPFDIHVNNTYFIVGHFHYVVFNTVTMALYAGIYFWFPKITGRMYSEGWGKLHFWLTFIGANLNFFPMHPLGLQGMVRRISSYDPQYTGWNVVASLGAFLLGMSTLPFIANIVSSWLRGRKALNNPWNATGLEWTTSSPPPIENFEEIPIVTSEPYGYGESHRLAADSSSI, from the coding sequence ATGACAAATATTTTTATTAAAAGTGCTAGCGAACCCGAACCGACAAACTGGAAACGCTATTTTAGCTTTAGTACTGACCATAAGGTAATTGGCGTTCAGTATTTAGTTACAGCATTTATCTTCTTCCTCTTTGGCGGTTTGTTCGCCATGATTGTTCGTGCCGAACTACTAACCCCGCAATTAGATGTCGTCGATCGCTCCCTTTACAACGGACTGTTCACGATGCACGGTACGATTATGATCTTTCTGTGGATCTTTCCGGCAAATGTGGGATTGGCGAACTATCTGATTCCTCTGATGATTGGTGCGAAAGAGACAGCATTTCCGGTGCTGAATGCGATCGCCTTTTGGTTAATTCCAGTTGTAGGAATCTTGCTGTTGTTCAGCTTCTTCTTACCCAGTGGCACAGCTCAGGCAGGTTGGTGGTCTTATCCGCCAGTGAGCATCCAAAATCCGTCCGGTCATTTGATTAACGGAGAGTTCCTCTGGTTGCTAGCAGTAACAATCTCTGGAATATCGTCGATTATGGGCGGTGTAAATTTAGTCACAACCATTTTCCGAATGCGATCGCCAGGAATGACATTCTTGCGGATGCCAGTTTACGTCTGGACGACATTCAGCGCCCAATTGCTGCAATTGTTTTGCTTGCCAGCCCTCACGGGTGCAGCCATTATGCTACTCTTCGATCTCTCCTTTGGTACAGACTTTTTCAGTCCCTTCAAGCAGGGCGATCCGGTAATCTACCAGCACTTGTTTTGGTTTTACTCTCATCCCGCCGTGTATGTCATGGCATTGCCTGCTTTTGGTGTCTTCTCAGAAGTCATTCCTGCCTTTGCCCGCAAACCACTTTTTGGTTATAAAACCGTCGCCATTTCCTCCCTACTTATTAGTGTCATTAGTACGCTTGTCTGGGTACATCATATGTTTGCCAGTGCTACTCCCAACTGGATGCGAATCTTGTTTATGGCAACATCGATGCTGGTAGCAGTGCCAACGGGAATCAAAGTGTTTGCTTGGACTGCAACTATTTGGCGGGGCAAGCTGCATTTCCAGACCCCAATGCTGTTTGCTTTAGGTGGTGTAGCAATGTTTTTGTTTGCAGGCATTAGTGGAGTGATGCTGGCTTCAGTACCCTTTGATATTCACGTCAACAATACTTACTTTATCGTCGGACACTTTCACTATGTAGTCTTCAACACGGTAACGATGGCACTTTACGCCGGAATTTACTTCTGGTTTCCCAAGATCACCGGACGTATGTATTCCGAAGGATGGGGCAAGTTACACTTCTGGTTGACCTTTATTGGCGCAAATCTCAACTTCTTTCCGATGCACCCACTAGGCTTACAGGGAATGGTGCGCCGTATCTCCTCCTACGACCCGCAGTACACCGGATGGAATGTAGTTGCTAGCTTGGGAGCTTTTCTCTTGGGTATGTCTACCTTACCCTTTATTGCTAATATCGTCAGTTCTTGGTTACGAGGACGCAAAGCACTTAATAATCCTTGGAATGCGACTGGATTAGAGTGGACAACCTCCTCACCGCCACCGATCGAAAACTTTGAAGAGATCCCGATAGTGACTTCAGAACCCTACGGTTACGGAGAATCTCATCGATTGGCTGCTGATTCTTCATCTATCTAA
- a CDS encoding NAD(P)/FAD-dependent oxidoreductase: protein MNSSNRPTIIVGAGFTGLFTALHLRHQHDLRSIILIDPQERFVFKPMLYELLTGELSEDTVCPTYKELLQGSNIDFVQDKVTEIDLSNKRLNLASGLDYTYNHLVLTVGSIQGYLGTEGAQENAFAFRTRENAIALERQLRDCLQCASQTSDEQQRRSLLTFAVVGAGPTGVEMAATLADLLPYWYAQLGGNIHEIRIVLINHGKTILSGDVNAGLKDVALHAFKTRTVPIETILGVGVKAVRGDRLDYQPADGTETKTLLTHTTIWTAGTAVNPLIQNLKSQIPTAHLDKHGLPLVTPTLQLLDFPEVFAAGDCANVQQQQQPALAQVAYQQGANIAHNLIALAEGKSPSPVHVNLRGTLMKLGLGYGVANLFDKVKVTGKPGDLIRNATYLEMLPTPLHDFKATTEWLKEEIFHHYHRPKSESATTAKQPLSPTEQRERSLVKALAILAPIAFLIAACFGLRTPPSEQDRQPQTNPPTQSTP from the coding sequence ATGAATTCCTCTAATCGCCCTACAATTATTGTCGGAGCAGGTTTTACGGGTCTTTTCACAGCTTTACATCTGCGTCATCAGCATGATCTGCGCTCGATCATTCTCATTGACCCGCAGGAACGGTTTGTCTTCAAACCGATGCTGTATGAACTACTGACGGGTGAATTGTCAGAAGATACTGTTTGTCCGACTTATAAAGAATTGCTGCAAGGCAGTAATATCGACTTTGTGCAAGATAAGGTGACGGAGATTGACCTATCAAACAAACGCCTCAATTTAGCCTCTGGCTTAGACTACACTTACAACCACCTTGTCTTAACAGTTGGTAGCATTCAGGGCTATCTAGGAACGGAAGGCGCACAAGAAAATGCCTTTGCATTTCGGACGCGAGAGAATGCGATCGCCTTAGAACGACAGTTACGAGATTGTTTGCAGTGTGCTAGCCAGACGAGCGACGAACAGCAAAGGCGATCGCTCCTGACATTTGCCGTCGTGGGGGCAGGCCCAACGGGCGTAGAAATGGCGGCAACGCTAGCAGATTTGCTGCCTTACTGGTATGCCCAACTGGGCGGCAATATTCATGAGATTCGCATTGTTTTAATTAATCATGGTAAGACCATTCTCTCAGGGGATGTTAACGCGGGTCTAAAGGATGTAGCTCTTCACGCTTTCAAAACTCGCACAGTACCTATTGAAACGATCTTAGGCGTAGGAGTGAAAGCGGTTCGCGGCGATCGCCTGGACTATCAGCCTGCCGACGGTACTGAAACCAAAACTCTATTGACCCATACTACCATCTGGACGGCGGGTACTGCTGTGAACCCACTCATCCAAAACCTTAAGTCTCAGATTCCCACAGCCCATTTAGATAAGCATGGTTTACCATTAGTAACCCCAACCCTGCAACTGTTGGATTTTCCAGAAGTATTTGCCGCAGGCGACTGCGCAAACGTGCAGCAACAGCAACAACCTGCTTTAGCACAGGTGGCGTATCAACAAGGTGCAAACATTGCTCACAATCTGATTGCACTTGCCGAGGGAAAATCGCCCAGCCCAGTCCATGTAAATCTGCGCGGCACTCTCATGAAATTGGGTTTGGGCTATGGTGTGGCTAATTTATTTGACAAAGTCAAGGTTACTGGTAAACCTGGCGATCTCATCCGCAATGCAACTTATTTGGAAATGCTGCCCACCCCTCTACATGACTTTAAGGCGACTACTGAATGGCTCAAAGAAGAAATATTTCATCATTACCACCGACCCAAGTCGGAATCGGCAACCACCGCTAAACAGCCTCTATCTCCGACCGAGCAACGAGAGCGATCGCTAGTAAAAGCATTGGCGATTCTGGCTCCGATCGCCTTTTTGATTGCCGCCTGTTTTGGATTAAGAACGCCACCCTCTGAACAAGACAGGCAACCGCAGACGAATCCACCTACACAATCTACTCCATAG
- a CDS encoding cytochrome c oxidase subunit II, with the protein MRNFNIALLAIFVGAIVLASHALGQQAYNWLPVAATTEADLVGHLFSFLVTLGTIVFLGVMGMLLYSILFYRATKNDPSDAPAIRGNLKLEITWTVIPILLVIWIASYSYNIYQRMSILGSLPLVHLHIMEAPAYAEMGSSDMQPAEQIEVVVKQWSWSFRYPSQNVTSTELHLPVNQRVHLMLQSKDVVHGFYVPNFRIKQDIIPNQTIPLRFTPNRIGKYQLHDSQFSGTYFALMTADVYVDSPETYNQWLAEAATRPPVPAVNLAKSEHSQPPKTPLRSKWHTVSPAQPPVVNK; encoded by the coding sequence ATGCGAAATTTTAACATTGCGCTATTAGCTATTTTTGTCGGAGCGATCGTTCTTGCCAGCCACGCACTAGGACAACAAGCTTATAATTGGCTACCTGTAGCGGCAACAACAGAAGCTGATCTCGTCGGTCATTTGTTTAGCTTCCTAGTCACACTCGGAACAATTGTTTTTCTGGGTGTCATGGGAATGCTGCTCTATTCCATTCTGTTTTACCGAGCCACCAAGAACGATCCGAGTGATGCACCAGCCATTCGCGGCAATTTGAAACTGGAGATTACTTGGACAGTGATTCCAATTTTGCTAGTAATCTGGATTGCTAGCTACAGTTACAACATTTACCAGCGCATGAGCATTCTTGGCTCCTTGCCACTGGTTCATCTACACATCATGGAAGCTCCCGCTTATGCAGAGATGGGCAGTAGCGATATGCAGCCTGCCGAACAGATTGAGGTAGTTGTAAAACAATGGTCATGGTCGTTCCGCTATCCCAGCCAAAATGTCACCAGCACCGAGTTACATCTTCCAGTCAACCAGCGAGTTCACCTGATGTTGCAGTCTAAAGATGTAGTGCATGGCTTCTATGTACCCAACTTCCGCATTAAGCAAGACATTATCCCTAACCAAACAATCCCATTGAGATTTACCCCCAATCGCATTGGTAAGTATCAACTGCATGACTCTCAATTTAGCGGCACTTATTTTGCCCTAATGACAGCCGATGTTTATGTTGATTCTCCTGAAACTTACAACCAGTGGTTAGCCGAAGCAGCCACCCGTCCGCCTGTTCCAGCAGTAAATCTCGCCAAATCTGAGCATAGTCAACCACCCAAAACACCCCTGCGAAGCAAGTGGCACACCGTTTCACCTGCTCAACCACCCGTTGTCAATAAATAA